GAGTGAGCTTTTAAAGGAGGGAAGTTCTGTATACGTAAAGCATAAGAGTAGAGGTAAATACAACTATGAGCTTGTTTTGGCAGAATATGGTGAAGGGATTTTAGTATGTCTTGATGCACAAATAGCGCCCAAGCTTTATGCAGAGGCTATTTATACCGGTAGCATACTTTACGAACCAAGGATAGGAAACAGCAGATTTGACATTCTTGTAGGAAGAGAGCTAATAGAAGTAAAATCCGTGAACTTAGTAAGGGAAGGTGTAGCGCTCTTCCCTGATGCTCCTACACAAAGAGGAGTTAAACACATAGAGCTTTTAATGAGGCTTTATCCAGAATACGTACCTAAGTTGATTTTTGTTGTCCAAAGGGAGGACGCTCGGGTTTTTTCTCCCAATAAAGATACTGACCCTACTTTTGCGGAAAAATTGAGACTTTTTGTAAGCAAAGGTCACAAGGTGAAAGCTTATACATGTACGGTTAGCCTTGAGGAAATTAAATTAAAAGAAGAAATAGAGGTTATGAT
This portion of the Hydrogenobacter sp. genome encodes:
- a CDS encoding DNA/RNA nuclease SfsA, producing the protein SELLKEGSSVYVKHKSRGKYNYELVLAEYGEGILVCLDAQIAPKLYAEAIYTGSILYEPRIGNSRFDILVGRELIEVKSVNLVREGVALFPDAPTQRGVKHIELLMRLYPEYVPKLIFVVQREDARVFSPNKDTDPTFAEKLRLFVSKGHKVKAYTCTVSLEEIKLKEEIEVMI